One genomic window of Cellulophaga sp. Hel_I_12 includes the following:
- a CDS encoding LETM1-related biofilm-associated protein: MNPSSNGWIDKFGYLVKDYQSLYDNFDELYTHLKELGFIYGINIKIPEFIHPEHPLSEDEKAKINLLTGLYFTYKNKTGTTDFSKFLEAIFEFYTQLGIGKISLLQKILNGKKTSSQLEKLIESRVYLDDNVISKTFNSIITNSLLCIDVLTFKSYLDEKNDIKAHAKELEYITINMTYHALNSKKKNKKDEKLAQLFASSLTFVDSAINNFDDTYRQKLTTKFVPYENNYFLDVACLTVWEDQSLDYKESKFIFGVGKDLGVAPEKVLKAIEDVAVFFEKNSAQVPHLKDKNLAVQFYDSMSRIVNKLILRNSKRLQKELSESKELVALLSKSTVKDLSAEEKKKVQNQLLDIFKSIPSLAIFILPGGAVLLPIFIKLIPKLLPSSFDDNRIE; encoded by the coding sequence ATGAACCCTTCATCAAACGGTTGGATTGATAAGTTTGGATATTTAGTAAAAGATTATCAAAGTCTGTATGATAATTTTGATGAACTCTATACACATTTAAAGGAGTTAGGATTTATTTATGGTATTAATATTAAGATACCTGAATTTATTCATCCCGAACACCCCTTGTCCGAAGATGAAAAGGCTAAGATTAATTTATTAACAGGCCTTTACTTTACCTATAAAAACAAAACAGGAACAACTGATTTTTCAAAATTTCTAGAAGCTATTTTTGAATTCTACACACAATTAGGAATTGGTAAAATATCATTACTTCAAAAAATACTAAACGGAAAGAAGACATCATCTCAACTTGAAAAACTGATAGAATCTCGTGTTTATTTAGATGACAATGTCATTAGCAAAACCTTCAATAGCATTATTACCAACTCCTTACTATGTATTGATGTGTTAACATTTAAGAGTTATTTAGACGAAAAAAATGATATTAAAGCCCATGCAAAGGAGCTAGAATACATTACCATTAACATGACCTATCATGCCTTAAATTCAAAAAAAAAGAATAAAAAGGATGAAAAATTAGCACAGCTATTTGCTTCTTCTTTGACTTTTGTAGATAGTGCAATTAATAATTTTGACGATACGTATAGACAAAAGTTAACCACCAAATTTGTACCCTATGAAAATAATTATTTTCTAGATGTTGCTTGCTTAACCGTATGGGAAGATCAGTCCTTAGACTATAAGGAATCTAAGTTCATTTTTGGTGTCGGAAAAGACCTTGGAGTAGCCCCAGAAAAAGTATTAAAAGCCATAGAAGACGTTGCCGTTTTTTTTGAAAAAAATTCAGCTCAAGTTCCACATTTAAAAGACAAAAATTTAGCTGTTCAGTTTTACGATAGTATGTCGAGAATCGTAAATAAATTAATTTTAAGAAATAGCAAAAGGCTTCAAAAAGAGCTTTCAGAAAGTAAAGAGTTAGTGGCACTTTTATCTAAATCAACAGTCAAAGATTTAAGTGCTGAAGAGAAGAAAAAAGTACAGAATCAATTGCTCGATATTTTCAAAAGTATCCCTTCCTTAGCGATTTTTATATTGCCAGGTGGTGCTGTATTATTACCTATTTTTATAAAATTAATTCCTAAATTGCTCCCCTCATCTTTTGATGACAATCGTATTGAATAA
- a CDS encoding LytTR family DNA-binding domain-containing protein — protein MKTIIIEDEKPSARRLSRLLNEIGVEVSVLLHSVEEAVNWFQNNEHPDLIFLDIQLSDGLSFEIFDVVEVKSAIIFTTAFDEYALQAFKLNSIDYLLKPIDEDELKSAVKKYQSLAPKKQKLAIDFDDIKRLLVNPVEREFKKRFTTKIGQHLKIINADEVECFYSENKGTYAATSDGRNYLLETTLENLEDDLDPKLFFRVSRKFYVNVNYIKDMVSYTNSRLQIKLIKFNEQEIIVSRERVKDFKLWLE, from the coding sequence ATGAAAACCATTATCATTGAAGATGAGAAACCTTCAGCCAGAAGATTAAGTAGATTGTTGAATGAAATAGGTGTTGAGGTTTCTGTGCTTTTACATTCGGTTGAAGAAGCTGTGAATTGGTTTCAAAATAACGAACACCCGGATTTAATTTTTTTAGATATCCAACTTTCAGACGGACTTTCATTTGAAATTTTTGATGTTGTTGAGGTTAAAAGTGCTATCATTTTTACCACTGCTTTTGACGAATATGCCCTACAAGCGTTTAAGCTAAATAGCATCGATTATTTGTTAAAACCCATTGACGAAGATGAGCTAAAATCTGCCGTTAAAAAATACCAATCTTTAGCGCCCAAAAAGCAAAAATTAGCTATTGATTTTGACGATATAAAAAGGCTATTAGTGAACCCTGTTGAGCGAGAATTTAAAAAGCGTTTTACCACCAAAATAGGGCAGCACCTAAAAATCATAAATGCCGACGAAGTAGAATGTTTTTACAGTGAAAACAAAGGAACCTATGCAGCGACTTCTGACGGTAGAAATTACCTTTTAGAAACCACCTTAGAAAACTTAGAAGATGATTTAGATCCCAAATTATTTTTTAGAGTGAGTCGTAAATTTTATGTGAACGTCAACTACATAAAAGATATGGTCTCCTACACCAATTCAAGGCTTCAGATTAAATTAATAAAGTTTAATGAGCAAGAAATCATCGTTAGTCGAGAGCGTGTAAAAGACTTTAAGTTGTGGTTAGAGTAA
- a CDS encoding 2TM domain-containing protein, whose amino-acid sequence MKNNQNSKFERAKLKVANLKGFYNHLVVYIIINLTLIIFKEKIIFTLISKEAIGNPDFLHWINWNVFGTPIIWGIGLLVHAIVVFGSKPSFVKKWEHKQLEKYMRE is encoded by the coding sequence ATGAAAAACAATCAAAATTCAAAATTCGAAAGAGCAAAATTAAAGGTAGCTAACCTAAAGGGATTTTATAACCATCTGGTAGTTTATATCATCATCAATCTTACCCTTATTATATTTAAAGAAAAGATTATTTTTACTTTGATAAGCAAAGAAGCCATTGGGAACCCAGATTTTTTACATTGGATAAACTGGAATGTTTTTGGTACACCAATTATTTGGGGGATAGGTTTATTGGTTCATGCGATAGTTGTTTTTGGCTCAAAACCCTCTTTTGTTAAAAAATGGGAACATAAGCAGCTAGAAAAGTATATGCGTGAGTAA
- a CDS encoding 2TM domain-containing protein, giving the protein MRNEHLKLERAKARIAQLRGFYIHAAVYVIINTLLILIKIMNNIENGESFAQAFFDFSTFITPFFWGIGLLVHGLKISRVNPFFSKEWEARQIKKYVDQDKVDIEKFK; this is encoded by the coding sequence ATGAGAAATGAACATTTAAAATTAGAAAGGGCTAAAGCACGTATCGCCCAATTAAGGGGGTTTTATATTCATGCAGCGGTATATGTTATTATCAATACGTTACTGATACTGATAAAAATTATGAATAATATAGAAAATGGGGAATCGTTTGCACAAGCATTCTTCGATTTTTCAACCTTCATTACGCCATTTTTTTGGGGAATTGGGCTGTTGGTTCATGGTTTGAAAATAAGTAGGGTAAATCCTTTTTTTAGCAAAGAGTGGGAAGCACGCCAAATAAAAAAGTATGTGGATCAAGATAAAGTTGATATTGAAAAGTTTAAATAG
- a CDS encoding 2TM domain-containing protein, whose protein sequence is MYNIQPEDKYFKAKERVATLKKFYSSLLGNLFVIVLTGAINYYTNEWRYPWFLWVVFGVSIGTIIKAIKIFGYDSVFGKNWEERKIKEYMKDEEQKTRWE, encoded by the coding sequence ATGTATAATATTCAACCAGAAGACAAATATTTCAAGGCAAAAGAACGCGTAGCAACCCTAAAAAAGTTTTACAGTTCATTATTGGGCAATTTATTTGTGATAGTACTTACAGGTGCTATAAATTATTACACGAATGAATGGCGTTATCCATGGTTTTTATGGGTTGTTTTTGGCGTATCTATAGGAACTATAATCAAGGCTATAAAAATTTTTGGATATGATTCGGTTTTCGGAAAAAATTGGGAAGAGCGAAAAATAAAAGAATATATGAAAGATGAGGAACAAAAAACAAGATGGGAGTAA
- a CDS encoding 2TM domain-containing protein, translating into MKNLRKTILIGLIVGLVIAFIDIGLSVLGGRTLSLDTIFFQNLGLYMLYACVLTLINVSFFDHLNHKVVWKKYGKYRLLIGALGSVVLTMAGVFLIRFFMEVVLGNKDWVGFINSENPTFYAVSLLITMVVSVFFHAIYFYRASQQKKVTEQKIIAGTASAKFDALKNQLDPHFLFNSLNVLTSLIEEDPKQAQKFTTSLSKVYRYVLEQKNKDLVSVDEELQFAKTYVRLLQMRFEDSIVFEIPEQTTNLEARIVPLSLQLLLENAVKHNVVSPHKPLHIKVFEKNGRLVISNNLQEKSVVKKSTGVGLKNIQERYGILSDKKVNIIKSASEFRVELPILTKQISSMETQKVYLEDKRYEKAKEKVENIKGFYGNLLAYCIVIPFLIIINYNTTSFPWAIFPALGWGFGLAAHGMEAFGYNPLFGKNWEARKMREYMDDDSF; encoded by the coding sequence ATGAAGAATTTAAGAAAAACCATCCTAATAGGCCTTATCGTTGGTTTGGTAATTGCATTTATTGATATTGGATTGAGTGTTCTTGGCGGTAGAACCCTGAGTTTAGACACTATTTTCTTTCAAAACCTAGGGCTTTATATGCTTTATGCCTGTGTACTTACGCTTATAAATGTTTCTTTTTTCGATCATTTGAATCATAAAGTGGTTTGGAAAAAGTACGGAAAGTATAGGTTGCTGATTGGCGCTTTAGGAAGTGTAGTTCTTACTATGGCCGGTGTTTTTTTAATCCGATTTTTTATGGAAGTAGTATTAGGTAATAAAGATTGGGTAGGTTTTATTAACTCTGAAAACCCCACTTTTTACGCGGTATCACTTTTGATTACAATGGTCGTCTCGGTTTTTTTTCACGCTATTTATTTTTATAGAGCTAGTCAGCAAAAAAAGGTAACCGAGCAAAAAATAATTGCAGGTACTGCTTCGGCCAAATTCGATGCTTTAAAAAATCAGTTAGATCCGCATTTTTTATTCAATAGTTTAAATGTATTGACAAGTTTAATTGAAGAGGACCCTAAACAGGCACAAAAGTTTACCACTTCCCTCTCAAAAGTATATCGCTATGTATTAGAACAAAAGAATAAAGATTTGGTTTCTGTTGATGAAGAACTGCAATTTGCAAAAACCTATGTGCGTCTATTGCAAATGCGGTTTGAGGACAGTATAGTTTTTGAAATCCCTGAACAAACCACGAATCTAGAAGCTAGAATAGTGCCTTTATCTTTGCAGTTATTGTTAGAAAATGCCGTAAAACACAATGTGGTTTCGCCGCATAAACCATTACATATTAAGGTTTTTGAAAAAAACGGCAGGCTGGTCATTAGTAATAATTTACAAGAAAAATCAGTCGTAAAAAAGAGCACAGGAGTGGGTTTAAAGAATATTCAAGAGCGGTATGGGATACTTTCAGATAAAAAAGTAAATATCATTAAATCAGCATCGGAATTCAGAGTAGAATTACCGATACTCACAAAACAAATTTCAAGTATGGAAACACAAAAAGTATATTTAGAAGATAAACGCTACGAGAAAGCAAAAGAAAAAGTTGAAAATATTAAAGGCTTTTATGGCAACTTATTGGCATATTGTATTGTCATACCTTTTCTAATCATCATCAACTACAATACCACAAGTTTTCCTTGGGCTATTTTTCCAGCCTTAGGATGGGGATTTGGACTGGCCGCTCACGGTATGGAAGCTTTTGGCTACAACCCCTTATTTGGAAAGAACTGGGAAGCTCGTAAAATGCGTGAATACATGGATGATGATTCGTTTTAG
- a CDS encoding DPP IV N-terminal domain-containing protein yields MQKFTLLLILSLSFSFINAQNKDKENQTPTPNYRAAAKYSPTNLGKLVHSTSVNPHWLKNGNRFWYQYKTTDGSKYYIVDADNRSKRELFDNEKMAKWLTEMTKDPYDAKHLPKFDFEFVKNETAIRFYVTSTEKVDEEKKDEDTKTENSIEKDSTKTVDKKKEKTKKAKQVNKVYHFEYVLGSNTLTLISNKKKGDEDWKKWANIAPDSSIVLFSKNYNMYWMDKENFLKAVKNEKDSTIVENQWTTDGEENYDFGGSTRGENNETKLKNKDNRKSVRGLWSHDSKKFVFERTDSRHINDLWVINTTSSKRPTLETYKYHMPGEDEFYKAELHVFDIPTKSKIQVQLDTVKQQSIQVYREPTKKSNEDDDFRPSLLLSKKGKIYYSTISRDRKKLDICVADINTGETKVLIEERFNTYIEARPLVLFNNETEMLHWAERSGWAHYYLYDIEGNLKNAITSGSYHVESAVGVDEKNRKLYFTAHGIPNDQDPYYEHMYSINLNGSGLKALNPGDYNTSTDMGDANAFFVNNYSRVNTVPKSELRSSSGNLIMVLEEADLSQLMATGYQFPETFKMKADDGITDIYGVMYKPFDFDETKSYPLLEYVYPGPQTEAVNKSFSLGMDRLDRMAQVGFIVVTMGNRGGHPDRSKWYHNYGYGNLRDYGLADKRHVAEQLADKHPFIDIEKVGIYGHSGGGFMSTAAMLVYPDFFKAAVSSAGNHDNNIYNSWWSETHHGVQEEMDDDGNVKYKYLIDDNQSLAKNLKGNLMLITGDIDNNVHPGGTIRMANELIKANKRFDFMLMPGQRHGFGNMTEYSFWLRADHFSKHFLGVEATAIDISEINRDQPKSK; encoded by the coding sequence ATGCAAAAATTTACACTCCTACTCATTTTAAGTTTATCCTTTAGTTTCATCAACGCACAAAACAAGGATAAGGAAAATCAAACGCCAACTCCAAATTATAGAGCTGCTGCTAAATACTCACCGACCAATTTAGGAAAGTTAGTGCATTCAACTTCAGTCAACCCTCATTGGTTAAAAAATGGCAATCGCTTTTGGTATCAATACAAAACCACTGATGGCTCTAAATACTATATAGTGGATGCCGACAATCGCAGTAAAAGAGAACTTTTTGATAACGAAAAAATGGCTAAGTGGTTAACCGAGATGACTAAAGATCCCTATGATGCCAAACATTTGCCTAAGTTCGATTTTGAATTCGTAAAAAACGAAACTGCGATACGCTTTTACGTCACATCTACTGAAAAAGTTGATGAAGAGAAAAAAGACGAAGACACAAAAACTGAAAATAGTATAGAAAAAGATTCTACAAAAACGGTCGACAAGAAAAAAGAAAAAACTAAAAAGGCTAAACAGGTCAATAAGGTTTATCATTTTGAGTATGTTCTAGGTAGTAATACTTTAACCCTTATTAGCAACAAAAAGAAAGGTGATGAAGACTGGAAAAAATGGGCCAATATTGCACCAGACAGTTCTATCGTATTATTCTCCAAGAACTACAATATGTATTGGATGGATAAAGAAAATTTCCTAAAAGCCGTAAAAAACGAAAAGGATTCTACTATCGTGGAAAACCAATGGACCACTGATGGAGAGGAAAATTATGATTTTGGCGGAAGTACTCGTGGTGAAAACAATGAAACGAAACTAAAGAATAAAGACAATCGAAAATCTGTTCGTGGCCTTTGGTCTCACGATTCCAAAAAATTTGTATTTGAAAGAACGGATTCTAGACACATTAATGATCTTTGGGTTATTAACACGACCTCTAGCAAGCGACCAACCCTTGAGACTTATAAATACCATATGCCAGGTGAAGATGAGTTTTACAAAGCGGAGCTTCATGTGTTCGATATCCCTACAAAAAGTAAAATTCAGGTACAATTAGACACTGTAAAACAGCAGAGCATTCAAGTATACCGTGAACCTACAAAAAAATCAAATGAGGATGATGACTTCAGACCGTCCTTACTTTTATCTAAAAAAGGTAAAATTTATTACAGTACCATAAGCAGAGACCGCAAAAAGCTCGATATATGTGTTGCGGATATCAACACGGGGGAAACCAAAGTATTGATTGAAGAGCGTTTTAACACCTATATTGAAGCACGGCCTTTAGTCCTATTTAATAACGAAACTGAAATGCTACATTGGGCAGAACGTTCGGGATGGGCACACTACTATTTATATGACATTGAAGGTAATTTAAAAAACGCCATTACTTCTGGATCCTATCATGTAGAAAGCGCGGTTGGCGTAGATGAAAAAAATAGAAAATTATACTTTACAGCACATGGTATTCCCAATGACCAAGATCCTTATTACGAACATATGTATAGTATTAACTTAAATGGTTCTGGATTAAAAGCATTAAATCCTGGAGATTATAACACGAGCACCGACATGGGTGATGCTAATGCCTTTTTTGTAAATAACTATTCTAGAGTAAATACTGTACCTAAATCAGAATTAAGATCAAGTTCTGGAAACCTGATCATGGTATTAGAAGAGGCTGATTTATCGCAATTGATGGCTACAGGGTATCAGTTTCCTGAAACTTTTAAAATGAAAGCCGATGATGGAATTACAGATATTTATGGTGTCATGTACAAACCATTCGATTTTGATGAAACCAAATCTTATCCTTTATTAGAATACGTGTATCCTGGACCCCAAACTGAAGCTGTAAATAAGTCCTTTTCCTTGGGTATGGATCGTTTAGATCGTATGGCCCAAGTTGGATTTATTGTAGTAACTATGGGAAATCGCGGTGGGCATCCTGACCGTTCTAAGTGGTATCATAATTATGGGTATGGTAATTTAAGAGATTATGGTTTAGCAGACAAAAGACATGTGGCAGAACAACTTGCCGATAAACATCCCTTTATAGATATTGAAAAAGTGGGTATTTATGGTCACTCCGGTGGAGGTTTTATGTCTACAGCAGCCATGCTGGTGTATCCAGATTTCTTTAAAGCTGCGGTATCTTCTGCTGGTAACCATGATAACAATATTTACAATAGCTGGTGGAGTGAAACGCACCATGGTGTTCAAGAAGAAATGGATGATGACGGTAACGTAAAATACAAATACCTGATAGACGACAACCAATCTTTAGCCAAAAACTTAAAGGGAAATTTAATGCTCATCACTGGTGATATAGATAATAACGTTCACCCAGGAGGCACTATTAGAATGGCCAATGAGTTAATTAAAGCCAACAAGCGCTTTGATTTTATGCTTATGCCAGGTCAACGTCATGGTTTTGGCAACATGACAGAGTATTCATTTTGGCTACGTGCTGATCATTTTAGCAAACACTTTCTAGGTGTAGAAGCTACAGCTATCGATATCAGTGAAATCAATAGAGATCAGCCCAAATCTAAATAA
- a CDS encoding NAD(P)/FAD-dependent oxidoreductase, producing MIRTFQLRVSLKEESQEGILSTKAAKYLGVAEKDITVKVLRKSIDARKPSIYFNYKLEVYLREKPSEKPDYSFDYKDVSKAKEIHIIGFGPAGMWAALRCLELGFKPIVLERGKNVQERRRDIKAINQDHIVGEDSNYCYGEGGAGTYSDGKLYTRSIKRGDVRRIFESLVHHGATDQILIDAHPHIGTNKLPKIVENIRETILKFGGEIHFNTRVVDFTIQNNAIKAIQLQNGQEMPVTKVILATGHSARDIYYLLHKKEIALEAKSFAMGVRVEHPQHIIDSIQYHCSGERNELLPAASYSLVEQVKNRGVYSFCMCPGGFIVPAATSPGEVVVNGMSPSKRNNLFANSGIVVEINANEDLKKYEAHGVLKGLAFQKDLERLAFTAGGRTQTAPAQRLTDFVEGKLSNDLNPCSYQPGLKSVPLHSLLPKFIGSRLRGGFAAFGEKMKGYYTAEANVIGVESRTSSPVNIPRKENLEHPEISGLFPCGEGGGYAGGIVSAAMDGERCAEAACV from the coding sequence ATGATTAGAACGTTTCAGCTTCGAGTTTCATTAAAAGAAGAATCGCAAGAAGGGATTCTTAGCACCAAGGCTGCTAAATATTTAGGGGTAGCTGAAAAAGATATTACCGTTAAAGTATTGCGTAAATCTATTGATGCGCGTAAACCGAGTATCTATTTTAATTATAAGCTAGAAGTTTATCTCAGAGAAAAACCTTCTGAGAAGCCTGATTATTCTTTTGATTACAAAGATGTCTCTAAAGCGAAAGAAATTCATATTATTGGTTTTGGTCCTGCAGGAATGTGGGCGGCGCTGCGTTGCTTAGAATTAGGTTTTAAACCCATCGTATTAGAACGTGGTAAAAATGTACAAGAAAGACGAAGAGATATAAAAGCTATTAACCAAGACCATATTGTAGGCGAAGATTCTAATTACTGCTATGGCGAAGGTGGAGCGGGTACCTATTCCGATGGAAAATTATACACCCGAAGTATTAAACGTGGCGATGTACGTCGAATTTTCGAAAGCTTAGTGCATCACGGAGCTACCGATCAGATTTTGATTGATGCGCATCCGCATATTGGCACCAATAAGCTCCCAAAAATAGTGGAGAATATTCGAGAAACTATTTTGAAATTTGGTGGCGAAATTCATTTTAATACCCGAGTGGTAGATTTCACGATTCAAAATAATGCCATCAAAGCCATACAACTGCAAAATGGTCAAGAAATGCCCGTTACTAAAGTAATTTTGGCTACCGGACACTCCGCCAGAGATATCTATTATCTATTGCATAAAAAAGAAATTGCTTTAGAAGCTAAGTCATTCGCCATGGGTGTTCGTGTAGAGCATCCACAACATATTATCGATAGTATTCAATACCATTGCTCAGGCGAGCGTAACGAGCTTTTACCAGCAGCCTCTTACAGCTTGGTAGAACAGGTTAAAAATAGAGGTGTATATTCATTTTGCATGTGCCCGGGTGGCTTTATTGTTCCTGCCGCGACCTCTCCAGGAGAAGTAGTTGTTAATGGTATGTCGCCCTCTAAAAGAAATAACTTATTTGCTAATTCGGGCATTGTAGTAGAAATAAATGCCAATGAAGATTTAAAAAAATACGAAGCGCATGGCGTTTTAAAAGGTTTAGCTTTTCAAAAAGATTTAGAACGATTGGCTTTTACCGCCGGGGGAAGAACTCAAACAGCACCAGCCCAACGTTTAACTGATTTTGTAGAAGGCAAATTATCCAATGATCTTAACCCCTGCTCCTACCAACCAGGTTTAAAATCAGTTCCCTTACATTCTCTCTTACCCAAATTTATAGGAAGTAGATTACGGGGTGGATTTGCAGCTTTTGGCGAGAAAATGAAAGGATACTATACGGCTGAAGCAAACGTGATAGGCGTAGAATCAAGAACCTCTTCCCCTGTCAATATCCCAAGAAAGGAAAACTTAGAACATCCAGAGATTTCAGGACTCTTCCCATGTGGCGAAGGTGGCGGCTATGCAGGTGGCATTGTTTCGGCAGCTATGGACGGAGAACGTTGTGCAGAAGCGGCTTGTGTTTAA
- the rluF gene encoding 23S rRNA pseudouridine(2604) synthase RluF, whose translation MKDEQATRINKYLSEVGYCSRRAADKLIEQGRVTVNGAVPEMGTKITPADEIRVNGELVGKPKEKFTYLAFNKPVGIVCTTDTGVEKDNIIDFINYPKRIFPIGRLDKPSEGLIFMTDDGDIVNKILRARNNHEKEYIVAVNKPVTSDFLRKMSVGVPILDTVTKPCKVTKIDKYTFSIILTQGLNRQIRRMCEHLEYRVKRLQRVRIMNIDLDVEVGKWRHLTDAELSEINRLVADSEKTV comes from the coding sequence ATGAAAGACGAACAAGCAACCCGAATTAATAAATACCTAAGCGAAGTTGGTTATTGCTCGCGTAGAGCGGCCGATAAATTAATCGAGCAAGGCAGGGTTACGGTAAATGGTGCTGTTCCTGAAATGGGGACTAAAATTACCCCTGCAGATGAAATTCGCGTTAATGGTGAATTGGTTGGGAAGCCTAAAGAAAAATTCACCTACCTCGCTTTTAATAAACCCGTAGGAATTGTTTGTACTACTGATACCGGTGTAGAAAAGGATAATATCATTGACTTTATTAACTATCCCAAACGTATTTTCCCCATAGGACGACTTGATAAACCCAGTGAAGGCTTAATTTTTATGACCGATGATGGCGATATTGTCAATAAAATATTAAGAGCTAGAAACAACCACGAGAAAGAATATATTGTTGCAGTAAACAAGCCTGTTACCTCAGATTTTCTAAGAAAAATGAGTGTCGGAGTTCCTATTTTAGATACAGTTACAAAACCATGTAAGGTGACTAAAATTGATAAATACACCTTCAGTATTATTTTAACTCAAGGTCTAAACCGCCAAATTCGTAGAATGTGTGAGCATTTAGAATATCGGGTAAAGCGATTACAACGTGTGCGAATTATGAATATTGATCTCGATGTAGAAGTGGGTAAATGGCGCCATTTAACCGATGCTGAGTTATCCGAAATTAATCGGCTAGTGGCTGATTCTGAGAAAACGGTTTAG
- a CDS encoding DEAD/DEAH box helicase, with amino-acid sequence MTFKELGIAAPILKALELQGYENPTPIQEQAIPILLKGKDLLGVAQTGTGKTAAFGIPILHHIYQNNSGLGKRKIKALVVTPTRELAIQIGESFTAYGKFTGIKNTVIFGGVKQGKQTDELRKGVEILVATPGRLLDLMNQGFISLRDLEFVVLDEADQMLDMGFIHDVKKIIAKLPPKRQSLFFSATMPKTIVELSQKILGDFEQVTIKPQQATAEKVTQGIYFVAKGDKVKLLVHLIEEKQTKAVLVFSRTKHGANKIVKLLDKAEINAAAIHGNKSQTARQNALNDFKDGKLTVLVATDIAARGIDIDELSLVVNYDLPNVPETYVHRIGRTGRADASGVALSFCDGEERPYLKDIQKLIKQTIPVISDHPYVDDGSKKGEPDEDRRPRQQNNRPKNQNNRNPRSKNRNRNPRN; translated from the coding sequence ATGACATTTAAAGAGTTAGGAATTGCAGCTCCTATTTTAAAAGCGCTAGAACTACAAGGGTACGAAAACCCAACTCCCATTCAAGAACAAGCAATTCCTATTTTACTTAAAGGCAAAGACCTATTGGGTGTTGCACAAACCGGTACAGGAAAAACGGCAGCCTTTGGGATTCCCATATTACATCATATTTATCAGAACAATAGCGGACTCGGAAAGCGAAAAATAAAAGCTTTGGTGGTTACACCAACGCGTGAATTGGCCATACAAATTGGTGAGAGTTTCACGGCTTATGGCAAGTTTACAGGTATAAAAAATACTGTGATTTTTGGTGGTGTAAAACAAGGCAAACAAACCGATGAATTGCGAAAAGGCGTGGAGATTTTGGTGGCTACGCCGGGTAGACTTTTAGACTTGATGAATCAAGGCTTTATTTCACTTCGTGATTTAGAATTTGTGGTGCTCGACGAGGCAGATCAAATGCTCGATATGGGCTTTATTCACGATGTAAAAAAAATTATTGCGAAACTACCTCCAAAACGGCAATCGCTTTTCTTTTCGGCAACCATGCCTAAAACCATCGTAGAACTTTCACAGAAAATTCTGGGCGATTTTGAACAGGTCACCATTAAACCGCAACAAGCGACGGCAGAAAAAGTCACGCAAGGTATTTATTTTGTAGCCAAAGGCGACAAGGTAAAATTGTTAGTGCATTTAATCGAAGAAAAACAAACCAAAGCGGTGTTGGTTTTTTCAAGAACAAAGCATGGTGCCAATAAAATTGTAAAGTTGCTGGATAAGGCTGAAATAAATGCGGCCGCTATCCATGGCAACAAATCGCAAACGGCACGACAAAATGCTTTGAACGATTTTAAAGACGGAAAATTAACGGTTTTAGTAGCTACTGATATTGCAGCACGTGGCATTGATATAGACGAGTTGTCTTTAGTGGTAAATTACGATTTGCCAAATGTACCTGAAACCTACGTACACCGAATTGGCCGAACAGGTCGGGCAGATGCTAGTGGTGTTGCCTTATCGTTTTGTGATGGAGAAGAACGACCCTATTTAAAGGATATTCAAAAGTTGATAAAACAAACCATTCCTGTCATATCAGACCATCCGTATGTAGATGACGGTTCTAAGAAAGGAGAACCTGATGAAGATAGGAGGCCTAGACAACAAAACAACCGACCTAAAAATCAAAATAACCGAAACCCGAGAAGTAAAAATCGCAATCGGAACCCTAGGAATTAA
- a CDS encoding single-stranded DNA-binding protein, which yields MNAHTNSVQLIGNLGNDPEIVNLDGGSKLAKFSIATSESYKNAQGEKVEGTQWHNIVAWGKTAEIVENYLTKEKQIAIEGKLVHRSYETKEGEKRYITEIKCNKLMMLGK from the coding sequence ATGAACGCACATACAAATTCAGTACAGTTGATTGGAAACTTGGGTAACGACCCAGAAATTGTAAATCTTGATGGTGGAAGTAAACTTGCTAAATTTTCAATTGCAACAAGCGAAAGCTACAAAAACGCACAAGGTGAAAAAGTAGAAGGCACCCAATGGCACAATATTGTTGCTTGGGGAAAAACCGCCGAAATTGTAGAAAACTATTTAACCAAAGAAAAGCAAATAGCCATCGAAGGTAAATTGGTACACCGCTCTTATGAAACCAAAGAAGGGGAGAAGCGCTACATCACCGAAATAAAATGCAATAAGCTCATGATGCTTGGGAAATAA